Proteins from a single region of Weeksella virosa DSM 16922:
- a CDS encoding bifunctional folylpolyglutamate synthase/dihydrofolate synthase codes for MKRTYTEAVEWLFANLPMFQRVGQSAYKKDLGNIRTLCLALNNPQENYKIIHVAGTNGKGSTCHMLASVLQESGYKVGLTTSPHLKDFRERIRVNGEICTEQFVVDFIEQNEELITSINASFFEIAIAMAFTYFAQENVHIAVIETGLGGRLDSTNIVQPILSVITNIGLDHTQFLGSTLAKIAAEKAGIIKPNTPVVIGEYEPETKPIFVEFAQRNNAEIIFAQEQKAHDFQSDLKGIYQQKNIQTVVTVFNQLKKLGISVSDSALERGLLHVRENTHLRGRWDVLQLKNPMIVADTAHNPHGLKEVTKQLQQTNYSSLHLVMGFVSDKDVKEILHFFPANVQYYFSQPDVPRKLHIEELKKIVPKNLSANYYQTIAEALQAAKEKANAKDLIYIGGSTFVVAEVIDY; via the coding sequence ATGAAAAGAACCTATACCGAAGCTGTAGAATGGTTGTTTGCTAATTTACCAATGTTTCAACGTGTTGGGCAGTCTGCTTATAAGAAAGATCTAGGCAATATACGAACGCTTTGTTTAGCGTTGAATAACCCTCAAGAGAATTATAAAATAATTCATGTTGCAGGAACAAATGGTAAAGGAAGTACATGTCATATGTTGGCGTCTGTGTTGCAAGAATCAGGGTACAAGGTAGGACTTACGACTTCTCCTCATTTGAAAGATTTTCGAGAAAGAATTCGTGTCAACGGAGAAATATGCACCGAGCAATTTGTGGTAGATTTTATCGAACAAAATGAAGAGCTTATTACATCAATCAATGCTTCTTTTTTTGAGATTGCTATAGCGATGGCTTTTACTTATTTTGCACAAGAAAATGTGCATATTGCAGTGATAGAAACTGGTTTAGGAGGACGGTTAGACTCTACCAATATCGTTCAACCAATTTTATCTGTCATTACCAATATTGGTTTGGATCATACGCAATTCTTGGGGAGTACTTTGGCAAAAATTGCGGCAGAAAAAGCAGGGATTATTAAACCCAATACTCCTGTTGTAATCGGAGAATACGAGCCAGAAACGAAACCAATATTCGTTGAATTTGCCCAAAGAAACAATGCAGAAATTATCTTTGCACAAGAGCAAAAAGCACACGATTTTCAATCAGATTTGAAAGGAATTTATCAGCAAAAAAATATTCAGACCGTGGTAACTGTTTTTAATCAACTCAAGAAATTGGGTATTTCGGTATCAGATAGTGCGCTGGAAAGAGGCTTGTTGCATGTAAGAGAAAATACACATTTGCGTGGGCGCTGGGATGTTCTACAACTAAAAAATCCCATGATTGTTGCCGATACTGCCCATAATCCTCATGGCCTGAAAGAAGTTACTAAGCAACTACAGCAAACAAACTATAGTTCGTTACATTTGGTTATGGGTTTTGTGAGTGATAAAGATGTGAAAGAAATTTTACATTTTTTCCCTGCAAATGTTCAGTATTATTTTTCTCAACCCGATGTGCCCAGAAAACTACACATAGAAGAGCTAAAAAAAATTGTCCCCAAAAACTTATCAGCAAATTATTATCAAACTATTGCAGAAGCGCTGCAAGCAGCTAAAGAAAAAGCCAATGCAAAGGATCTTATATACATTGGTGGGAGTACGTTTGTTGTTGCCGAAGTAATCGATTATTAA
- the clpB gene encoding ATP-dependent chaperone ClpB codes for MDFNQFTIKAREAIQSAQQLAAQNKNQAIEPAHLLAGMLDVDENVITYILEKQSANVTRITELLYEEIKKFPRVEGVQGMHLSNQSNQILINAQSIAKEMNDDYISVEHLLFALLENISTTSQLLKDQGITLDNSKKIAIELRKGERITSENAEGTYNALNKYAKNLTELAKEGKMDPVIGRDEEIRRVLQILSRRTKNNPILIGEPGVGKTAIAEGIAHRIVDGDVPENLLNKHIFSLDMGALVAGAKYKGEFEERLKSVVKEVSSSDGEIILFIDEIHTLVGAGGGEGAMDAANILKPALARGELRAIGATTLNEYQKYFEKDKALERRFQKVLVDEPDEESAISILRGIKEKYEQHHKIAIKDEAIIAAVKLSTRYITDRFLPDKAIDLMDEAASKLRMEMNSKPEELDKLDRKIIQLEIEIEAIKKENDERKLNLLKEELSNLQDERAQLNAKWQDEKDKADAAQNIRKEIDDLKIQMERAKREYDYAKASKIQFEDLKNAEVRLAQAEENLSKDKSNKLVKEYVDADDIAEVVSKWTGVPAQKMMQSEREKLLHLEADLHKRVIGQDEAIEAVADAIRRSRAGLSDEGKPIGSFLFLGSTGVGKTELAKALAEYLFDDENAMTRIDMSEYQERHSVSRLVGAPPGYVGYDEGGQLTEAVRRRPYSVILLDEMEKAHPDVFNILLQVLDDGRLTDNKGRYINFKNTIIIMTSNFGAHTILERFENITDENASTVYQETKEVVFEELKQGFRPEFLNRIDEIILFKPLSENQISGIVGLYMDSVARKLAQRDITIDITPEATAYLAQKGYNPQFGARPLKRVIQQDVLNELSKEILKGEIKDNDAVLIDYFEEKQGDNKLVFRTNK; via the coding sequence ATGGATTTTAATCAATTTACTATAAAAGCTAGGGAGGCAATACAAAGCGCCCAACAATTGGCTGCTCAAAATAAAAATCAAGCCATTGAACCTGCACATTTATTAGCAGGGATGCTTGATGTAGACGAGAATGTTATTACTTATATTCTCGAGAAACAAAGTGCCAACGTAACTCGAATCACCGAATTACTCTACGAAGAAATAAAAAAATTTCCTCGTGTAGAAGGTGTACAGGGAATGCATTTATCTAATCAGAGTAATCAGATTTTGATTAACGCACAAAGTATTGCTAAAGAAATGAACGATGATTATATCTCGGTAGAACATTTACTTTTTGCTCTATTAGAAAACATTTCGACAACGAGTCAATTATTAAAAGATCAAGGAATTACATTAGATAACAGTAAAAAAATTGCAATAGAATTGAGAAAAGGAGAAAGAATCACATCAGAAAACGCAGAAGGAACGTACAACGCACTGAATAAGTACGCAAAAAACTTAACCGAATTAGCCAAAGAAGGAAAAATGGATCCTGTGATTGGTCGTGATGAAGAAATACGCCGAGTGTTGCAGATTTTGTCTCGTAGAACCAAAAACAACCCTATTCTTATTGGTGAACCAGGTGTTGGTAAAACTGCAATTGCTGAGGGAATTGCTCACAGAATTGTCGATGGCGATGTACCCGAAAACTTGCTCAACAAACATATTTTCTCGTTAGATATGGGAGCTTTAGTTGCCGGTGCAAAATACAAAGGTGAATTCGAAGAACGACTTAAGTCGGTTGTAAAAGAAGTATCCTCTTCTGATGGAGAAATCATTCTTTTTATTGATGAGATTCACACATTGGTTGGTGCCGGTGGTGGTGAAGGTGCAATGGATGCTGCTAACATCCTGAAACCTGCTCTTGCCCGTGGAGAGTTAAGAGCTATTGGTGCGACAACCCTCAACGAATACCAAAAATATTTCGAGAAAGATAAAGCACTCGAAAGACGCTTCCAGAAAGTTTTGGTAGATGAACCCGATGAAGAGTCTGCAATTTCTATCCTACGAGGCATTAAAGAAAAATATGAACAACATCACAAAATTGCCATCAAAGACGAAGCGATTATTGCGGCAGTAAAACTATCTACTCGTTATATTACTGATCGTTTCTTACCCGATAAAGCGATTGATTTGATGGATGAAGCAGCTTCTAAACTTCGAATGGAAATGAATTCTAAACCAGAAGAACTGGATAAATTAGACCGAAAAATCATCCAACTAGAAATTGAGATTGAAGCTATAAAAAAAGAAAATGACGAACGAAAACTCAACTTGCTAAAAGAAGAATTGAGCAATTTGCAAGACGAAAGAGCTCAATTAAACGCTAAATGGCAAGACGAAAAAGATAAAGCAGACGCTGCACAAAATATTCGTAAAGAGATTGATGACTTGAAAATCCAAATGGAACGTGCAAAACGCGAATATGATTATGCCAAAGCATCTAAAATCCAATTCGAAGATCTAAAAAATGCAGAAGTTCGTTTGGCTCAAGCCGAAGAAAACTTATCGAAAGATAAAAGCAATAAACTGGTAAAAGAATATGTAGATGCAGATGATATTGCAGAAGTAGTTTCGAAATGGACTGGTGTTCCTGCACAAAAAATGATGCAAAGTGAACGAGAAAAATTACTACATCTAGAAGCTGATTTGCACAAACGTGTAATAGGACAAGATGAAGCAATAGAAGCAGTAGCCGACGCAATTCGTCGATCTAGAGCAGGATTAAGCGACGAAGGTAAACCAATCGGATCTTTCTTATTCTTAGGATCAACAGGAGTTGGAAAAACCGAATTAGCCAAAGCTTTGGCAGAATATCTGTTCGATGACGAAAATGCCATGACCCGAATTGATATGTCAGAGTACCAAGAAAGACATTCGGTTTCTCGTTTGGTAGGTGCACCTCCAGGATATGTTGGGTATGATGAAGGAGGACAATTGACCGAGGCCGTACGTAGACGTCCGTACTCTGTTATCTTGTTGGATGAAATGGAAAAAGCACATCCCGATGTGTTTAATATCTTACTTCAAGTCTTGGATGATGGACGATTAACCGATAATAAAGGTCGTTATATCAACTTCAAAAACACAATTATCATCATGACATCGAATTTTGGTGCGCATACGATTCTCGAGCGTTTCGAAAATATTACAGACGAAAATGCTTCGACTGTTTATCAAGAAACTAAAGAGGTAGTTTTTGAAGAGTTGAAACAAGGTTTCCGACCAGAATTCTTGAATCGTATAGATGAAATCATCCTATTCAAACCACTAAGCGAAAATCAAATCAGTGGAATTGTTGGCTTATACATGGACAGCGTAGCTAGAAAGCTCGCTCAGCGAGATATAACCATAGACATTACACCAGAAGCAACTGCGTATTTAGCGCAAAAAGGATATAATCCTCAGTTTGGTGCACGTCCTCTAAAAAGAGTTATCCAACAAGATGTTCTCAACGAATTATCGAAAGAAATCTTAAAAGGAGAAATAAAAGATAATGATGCGGTATTGATTGATTACTTCGAAGAAAAACAGGGAGATAATAAGCTGGTTTTTAGAACCAATAAATAA
- the cysK gene encoding cysteine synthase A: MKTENILDLIGNTPHLRLKNLFPSHEVWIKLERQNPGGSLKDRIALAMIEDAEQKGLISAGSTIIEPTSGNTGVGLALAASLKGYNLVITMPESMSIERRKIMEAFGAKLVLTPRELGMSGAIEKAHELHATIDKAWIPQQFENRANPTIHYHTTAQEIIRDFPDGFDYFISGVGTGGHISGVGKALKEVNPNTQIFAVESDLSTVIAGGNPSPHALQGIGAGFIPDTLEVDLLDGTIAVSKEEAFEFAKRAAKEEGLLGGISTGASLAAVSKKTEELPKNTKILTFNYDTGERYLSINDLF; encoded by the coding sequence ATGAAAACAGAAAATATATTAGATTTAATAGGAAACACCCCTCACTTACGACTGAAAAATCTTTTCCCAAGTCATGAGGTATGGATAAAATTGGAGCGTCAAAATCCGGGCGGAAGCCTAAAAGATCGTATTGCACTGGCCATGATAGAAGACGCCGAGCAAAAAGGACTTATCAGTGCGGGTAGCACCATAATAGAACCTACATCTGGAAACACTGGTGTTGGGTTGGCCCTTGCAGCAAGCTTAAAAGGGTATAATTTGGTTATCACAATGCCCGAATCGATGTCCATTGAACGACGTAAAATTATGGAAGCATTTGGTGCAAAATTAGTGCTGACACCACGCGAACTTGGAATGAGCGGAGCAATAGAAAAAGCACACGAATTGCATGCAACCATCGACAAGGCTTGGATTCCACAACAATTCGAGAATAGAGCAAATCCTACTATACATTACCATACAACTGCACAAGAAATTATCCGAGACTTTCCAGACGGGTTCGATTATTTTATTTCGGGCGTCGGCACAGGAGGACATATTTCTGGTGTAGGAAAAGCGTTGAAAGAGGTAAATCCGAACACCCAAATTTTTGCAGTAGAATCCGACTTATCCACGGTGATTGCAGGAGGAAATCCTTCTCCACATGCTCTGCAAGGAATTGGAGCAGGTTTTATACCGGATACCCTAGAAGTTGATTTACTCGACGGAACAATAGCTGTCTCTAAAGAAGAAGCTTTTGAGTTTGCAAAAAGAGCAGCGAAAGAAGAAGGCTTATTAGGTGGAATATCTACAGGAGCGAGCTTAGCTGCAGTATCAAAAAAAACAGAAGAATTACCTAAAAACACAAAAATTCTTACTTTTAATTACGATACAGGAGAGCGATATTTATCCATCAATGATTTATTTTGA
- the epsC gene encoding serine O-acetyltransferase EpsC: MPFFKYALPFSRQQLNDFLDHFFEDILWTTSLDAVKVKEHIDIFVALLEKIIPENTLEKQRLAYENFLPTIREDAQLLVYEYYRNDPAAQSEIEIILGYPGYYATLVHRLAHFLHNQSIPILPRTLSEIAHTQTGIDIHPAAKIGHNFYIDHGTGIVIGETTEIGNNVKIYQGVTLGAFYVSKDLSNTKRHPTIGDNVTIYAGATILGGTTHIGEHCTIGGNVWITKSIPPHHRVYQNSKPTIIKPNKKIDNNNYSI, from the coding sequence ATGCCTTTCTTCAAATACGCTCTCCCTTTTAGTCGGCAACAGCTTAACGATTTTCTCGATCATTTTTTTGAAGATATTCTCTGGACAACAAGTTTGGATGCCGTAAAAGTAAAAGAACATATCGATATTTTTGTAGCATTATTAGAAAAAATTATCCCAGAAAATACCCTAGAAAAACAAAGGCTAGCGTATGAAAATTTCTTACCTACGATCCGAGAAGATGCACAACTTTTGGTGTATGAATATTACAGAAATGATCCCGCTGCCCAATCTGAAATAGAAATTATTTTAGGATATCCTGGTTATTATGCCACTTTGGTGCATCGTTTGGCACATTTTCTACACAATCAATCGATTCCTATCCTACCGAGAACATTATCAGAAATTGCCCATACCCAAACAGGAATTGATATTCATCCAGCTGCTAAAATTGGTCATAATTTTTATATTGATCATGGAACTGGTATTGTTATTGGTGAGACAACAGAGATTGGGAACAATGTGAAAATTTACCAAGGCGTAACGTTGGGTGCATTTTATGTATCGAAAGATTTATCCAACACCAAACGTCATCCTACCATTGGCGATAATGTTACGATTTATGCAGGAGCTACAATTTTAGGAGGCACAACGCACATTGGTGAACATTGCACTATAGGAGGAAATGTATGGATTACGAAAAGCATTCCACCGCATCATCGTGTTTATCAGAATAGTAAACCCACTATCATCAAACCGAATAAAAAGATCGACAACAACAATTATTCTATATGA
- a CDS encoding DUF2147 domain-containing protein yields MIRTILFSMLLMVSSILVAQSPIGKWKTIDDETGAAKSIVEIFENNGKLYGKVVEILTPGKQNLTCTKCKGNLKDKPVVGLQIIRGLKKDGKEWGDGVITDPVSGKEYKAKLSMSGNNTLNVRGYVGISLIGRTQTWTRVK; encoded by the coding sequence ATGATTAGAACAATCCTTTTTAGTATGCTATTAATGGTTTCGAGCATTTTGGTTGCACAATCCCCAATCGGGAAGTGGAAAACTATCGACGATGAAACCGGTGCAGCAAAATCAATCGTAGAAATTTTCGAGAATAACGGGAAATTATACGGGAAAGTAGTAGAAATACTAACACCAGGAAAACAAAACCTAACGTGTACAAAATGTAAAGGTAACCTGAAAGATAAACCGGTTGTTGGTCTGCAAATTATCCGTGGACTGAAAAAAGACGGGAAAGAGTGGGGCGATGGAGTAATCACAGACCCTGTAAGTGGGAAAGAATACAAAGCAAAATTATCTATGTCTGGAAATAATACTCTTAACGTTAGAGGATATGTAGGGATTTCTCTTATCGGTAGAACCCAAACTTGGACGCGTGTAAAATAA
- a CDS encoding ABC transporter ATP-binding protein has translation MSLVKRALGYIKPYRKTFIIAIFFSIVYAVFNVIAMAFIMPVLGILFGETNQAVLQPPVFSGNISDLQAYISQYFAYYSTYFAEEKGPVFVLMLSCVAFIVSFFLRNVFSYFAEYFLIDLRSGVTRDFRIQLHDKILALPVSYFTEKRKGDILNRISNDVNEVEGNILNSLVEILRAPVTIIISLIALFTVSFELTIFALLVFPIMGTLISLVGKSLKRAARNAQNELSNILTYVDETVSSLRIIKIFNAEDQIKNRFNTSINRYRRYLQKVMRKRALASPMSEFLGAVTIGLIVFFGGKLSIEGNGLSGSEFIFYISIFYTMLDPIKRFSKSLSDIQKGEVSAKRIFEVLDADVNIRDLPTSIHKESFNHTIEFRNVTFGYEAGRPIIKNFNLTIEKGQSVAIVGQSGSGKSTIASLLTRFWDTNEGEILMDGENIKNIKLYDYRALFGLVTQDSILFNDSVANNITLGSNNANEQQLRNAAQVANALEFIEKLPEKFDEIVGEGGGKLSGGQKQRLSIARAVYKNPPIMILDEATSALDTKSEKLVQNALENMMTNRTSLIIAHRLSTIQSADKIVVMDAGKIIEVGTHDSLLAQKGVYANLVAMQQFG, from the coding sequence ATGAGTTTAGTCAAAAGGGCGCTTGGATATATCAAACCCTATCGCAAAACCTTTATTATAGCTATATTCTTTAGCATTGTATATGCAGTATTTAATGTTATAGCAATGGCTTTTATTATGCCGGTGTTAGGGATTTTGTTTGGCGAAACCAATCAGGCTGTTCTGCAGCCACCTGTTTTTTCTGGTAACATATCCGATTTACAAGCCTATATTTCTCAATATTTTGCTTATTATTCTACCTATTTTGCAGAAGAAAAAGGACCTGTATTTGTGTTGATGCTTTCTTGTGTTGCCTTCATTGTCAGTTTTTTTCTTCGCAATGTGTTCAGCTATTTTGCCGAATATTTCTTGATCGATCTACGCTCGGGCGTAACGCGTGATTTTCGGATTCAGTTACATGATAAGATTTTGGCTTTACCTGTATCGTATTTCACCGAAAAAAGAAAGGGAGATATTCTTAATAGAATTTCGAACGATGTGAATGAGGTCGAAGGCAATATCCTCAATTCTTTGGTAGAAATCCTACGCGCTCCAGTGACGATAATTATTTCTCTAATTGCCTTGTTTACAGTAAGTTTCGAGTTGACTATTTTTGCTTTGCTTGTTTTTCCTATTATGGGAACCTTAATTTCTTTGGTAGGAAAAAGTCTGAAAAGAGCTGCAAGAAATGCACAAAATGAATTGAGTAATATTCTGACCTATGTAGACGAAACAGTAAGTTCTTTACGGATAATAAAAATCTTTAATGCAGAAGATCAAATCAAAAATAGATTCAATACCTCCATCAATCGTTATCGTCGTTATTTGCAAAAAGTAATGAGAAAAAGAGCACTTGCCTCACCTATGAGTGAGTTTTTAGGGGCTGTAACAATTGGTTTGATTGTTTTTTTTGGAGGTAAATTAAGCATCGAAGGAAATGGACTTTCTGGGTCAGAATTCATTTTTTATATTTCAATTTTTTATACCATGCTCGACCCGATAAAACGTTTTTCAAAATCTTTGTCCGATATCCAAAAAGGAGAAGTATCGGCCAAACGAATTTTCGAAGTTTTGGACGCAGATGTTAATATTAGAGACTTGCCTACTTCTATACACAAAGAGAGTTTTAATCACACAATCGAATTCAGAAACGTAACCTTTGGTTATGAGGCTGGTCGTCCGATAATCAAAAACTTTAATCTCACGATCGAAAAAGGTCAAAGTGTAGCAATTGTAGGACAGTCGGGTAGTGGTAAATCGACCATCGCTAGTTTGTTAACTCGTTTTTGGGATACCAATGAAGGAGAAATTTTGATGGATGGCGAAAACATAAAAAATATAAAATTATACGATTACCGTGCGCTTTTTGGTTTGGTGACACAAGATTCTATCTTGTTCAACGATTCGGTTGCCAATAATATTACCTTGGGATCGAATAATGCGAATGAACAACAATTGAGAAATGCAGCACAGGTTGCAAATGCCTTAGAGTTTATCGAAAAATTACCAGAAAAATTTGATGAAATTGTCGGGGAAGGTGGCGGAAAACTTTCGGGCGGACAAAAACAGCGCTTAAGTATAGCACGAGCAGTCTATAAAAATCCTCCGATTATGATACTCGACGAAGCGACCTCTGCACTCGATACAAAATCGGAAAAATTGGTGCAAAATGCCCTAGAAAACATGATGACAAACCGAACCTCTCTTATTATAGCGCATCGTTTATCGACCATTCAATCGGCTGATAAGATTGTGGTAATGGATGCAGGTAAGATAATAGAAGTTGGTACGCATGATAGTTTGCTAGCACAAAAAGGCGTGTATGCAAATCTAGTTGCGATGCAACAATTCGGATAG
- a CDS encoding 3-phosphoshikimate 1-carboxyvinyltransferase, producing MIHLSYQPKNKLSPVKITGSKSESNRLLLLNALFDDALDLQNLSNAEDTQLMQNALKEKKEVVDIHHAGTAMRFLTAYFAIQNKETHILTGSQRMKERPIKILVDALKELGAEIEYLENDGFPPLKITGTELTQPTIDIPANISSQYITALLLIGTKLVNGLTINLIGKITSLPYLMMSVELLKNVGIEVEFTNNQLVVAYSKNILPQVFEIESDWSSASYFYSFIALSEPETTITIQNYRAKSLQGDAALQTIYRENFGVESSFEKNCLTLKKIKDFSLPTKILLDLNQTPDIAQTLAVTCLGLEIPCHFTGLETLKIKETDRLVALQNELSKFGAKVNITQQELSITAYNENNLSRELIVETYNDHRMAMAFAPLAILHSFSIKDPDVVKKSYPNFWSDWTSIGFVIRTAQQ from the coding sequence ATGATTCATCTTTCTTACCAGCCAAAGAACAAATTATCGCCCGTAAAAATCACTGGATCCAAAAGTGAGAGCAATCGACTTTTACTTCTCAATGCGCTTTTCGATGATGCATTAGATCTTCAGAATCTTTCGAATGCAGAAGATACACAATTGATGCAGAACGCCTTAAAAGAAAAAAAAGAGGTAGTTGATATTCATCATGCAGGAACAGCGATGCGTTTTTTGACAGCCTATTTTGCGATACAGAATAAAGAAACGCACATTCTTACAGGTTCTCAACGAATGAAAGAACGACCGATAAAAATTCTTGTTGATGCTCTGAAAGAATTAGGTGCAGAGATAGAGTATTTAGAAAACGACGGCTTTCCTCCGCTGAAAATTACTGGTACAGAACTCACACAACCGACAATAGACATCCCGGCCAATATTAGTTCCCAGTACATTACGGCTCTTCTTTTAATCGGGACGAAATTGGTGAACGGTTTAACGATTAATCTAATCGGAAAAATAACTTCTCTTCCTTATCTTATGATGAGTGTTGAGCTGTTGAAAAATGTTGGCATCGAAGTTGAATTCACTAACAATCAACTAGTTGTTGCATATTCTAAAAATATTCTACCTCAAGTTTTCGAAATCGAATCGGATTGGAGTTCTGCTTCCTATTTTTATAGTTTTATAGCGCTTTCTGAACCCGAAACTACAATTACTATCCAAAATTATCGAGCGAAAAGCCTACAAGGAGACGCTGCCCTACAAACTATTTATCGGGAAAATTTCGGAGTAGAATCTAGTTTCGAAAAGAATTGTTTGACCCTAAAAAAGATAAAGGATTTTTCTCTTCCTACCAAAATATTATTGGATCTAAATCAAACTCCCGACATTGCACAAACCCTTGCTGTGACTTGTCTTGGTTTGGAAATCCCCTGTCATTTTACGGGTTTAGAAACCTTGAAAATCAAAGAAACCGATCGGTTAGTTGCATTGCAAAATGAACTGTCTAAATTTGGAGCAAAAGTAAATATCACACAGCAAGAATTATCGATTACAGCTTATAATGAAAATAATTTATCGAGGGAATTAATCGTAGAAACCTACAACGACCATCGCATGGCAATGGCTTTTGCACCTTTGGCAATTTTACATTCTTTTTCTATCAAAGATCCAGACGTTGTTAAAAAATCCTATCCAAATTTTTGGTCTGATTGGACTTCGATTGGTTTCGTTATCAGGACTGCTCAACAATAA
- a CDS encoding nucleotide pyrophosphohydrolase gives MSLKQAQQDVDQWIKEHGVRYFNELTNMAQLTEEVGEVARIIARRYGEQSEKESDKNKDLGEELADVIFVAICLANQTGVDLESAFYKKLDDKTKRDHNRHKNNEKLK, from the coding sequence ATGAGCCTTAAACAAGCCCAACAAGACGTTGATCAATGGATAAAAGAACATGGTGTTCGGTATTTTAATGAGCTAACCAACATGGCGCAGTTAACAGAAGAAGTAGGAGAAGTTGCACGAATTATTGCGCGTAGATACGGCGAACAATCGGAAAAAGAATCGGATAAAAACAAAGATTTAGGAGAGGAATTAGCCGATGTAATTTTTGTTGCGATTTGTTTAGCCAATCAGACTGGCGTTGATTTGGAAAGTGCTTTTTACAAAAAATTAGACGATAAAACCAAACGCGATCACAATAGACATAAAAACAATGAAAAGCTAAAATAA